Within Candidatus Korarchaeota archaeon NZ13-K, the genomic segment ACTTCAGCCCTCCGAACATCCTAACGCTCCAGCCGACGGTCGAGTCCATCGCAACGAGGTGGAAGTTGTCCACGGTGGCCTTCTCCCCTGCCTTGAGCTCCCTAATCTCCAGGGCTCCGTAGCTCCCAAGCCAGACGATGCCCCTGCCCCTGAGACTCAGCCAGAACAGCTGACCC encodes:
- a CDS encoding AIM24 family protein gives rise to the protein GQLFWLSLRGRGIVWLGSYGALEIRELKAGEKATVDNFHLVAMDSTVGWSVRMFGGLKSAVLGGEGIVVDLTGPGRVYMQTRNPIALADYVYRYVRARTGSR